From Alkalidesulfovibrio alkalitolerans DSM 16529, a single genomic window includes:
- a CDS encoding PEP-CTERM sorting domain-containing protein (PEP-CTERM proteins occur, often in large numbers, in the proteomes of bacteria that also encode an exosortase, a predicted intramembrane cysteine proteinase. The presence of a PEP-CTERM domain at a protein's C-terminus predicts cleavage within the sorting domain, followed by covalent anchoring to some some component of the (usually Gram-negative) cell surface. Many PEP-CTERM proteins exhibit an unusual sequence composition that includes large numbers of potential glycosylation sites. Expression of one such protein has been shown restore the ability of a bacterium to form floc, a type of biofilm.), with translation MNKLLLCLIALCVLFSGQALAGTSGQIGKKGKIKYRWNQIIPNDTGQEVNDLHISLKQEETDVHFTGIWAKCDQFTTLKGKLVGDHNAEMNLSGGTLAPRNTAIVGFIVDMNKKNNIWVSWDWTRDTVPIPMAKKKVGAVVRDPVKIPKSSGEIRTLADGQGDDGDVDDFIHKIIIYNDFEATDIWLEHFNLLASMTYYDELSAIDFSVATNAVDSPVVIPIGGSWTYDFETIGPYWGGHIYFDFTIAYLADPFAADPEIYRTQIVGDHPVPTPEPATALLLGAGLVGLLRLNRRRRHQGDS, from the coding sequence ATGAACAAGCTGTTGCTGTGCCTTATCGCGTTATGTGTACTTTTTTCAGGGCAGGCCTTGGCTGGAACTAGCGGACAGATCGGTAAAAAAGGAAAAATAAAATATCGCTGGAATCAAATTATTCCCAATGATACCGGGCAAGAGGTTAACGATCTCCACATTAGCTTGAAGCAAGAAGAAACTGACGTACATTTCACAGGAATCTGGGCAAAATGTGACCAGTTCACTACTTTGAAGGGCAAGTTGGTTGGTGATCACAATGCGGAGATGAATCTGTCCGGGGGCACACTCGCCCCGCGCAACACTGCAATTGTGGGCTTTATTGTTGATATGAACAAGAAGAATAATATTTGGGTGAGTTGGGATTGGACAAGAGATACTGTCCCCATTCCGATGGCCAAGAAAAAGGTTGGGGCGGTTGTTAGAGATCCTGTAAAAATCCCAAAAAGTAGTGGTGAAATCAGAACTCTAGCGGATGGTCAAGGAGACGACGGTGATGTTGACGATTTTATCCACAAAATAATCATATACAATGATTTTGAAGCTACTGACATATGGTTGGAGCATTTCAATCTCCTAGCTTCAATGACGTACTATGATGAGCTGTCAGCCATCGATTTCAGCGTCGCAACAAATGCCGTGGACAGCCCCGTAGTGATCCCCATAGGCGGGTCGTGGACATATGACTTTGAGACAATAGGGCCATACTGGGGCGGACACATCTACTTTGACTTCACAATCGCTTATCTGGCTGATCCCTTTGCGGCTGACCCGGAAATCTACCGTACTCAGATCGTCGGCGACCACCCGGTTCCGACGCCGGAGCCTGCCACGGCCCTGCTGCTCGGGGCAGGTTTGGTCGGATTGCTGAGGCTCAATCGAAGGCGTCGGCACCAAGGGGACAGTTGA
- a CDS encoding bifunctional acetate--CoA ligase family protein/GNAT family N-acetyltransferase: MSLSNLDALFKPSAVTVVGASSDPGNAGFLAMRNLLAGGFKGPVMPITRTAKAVSGVLTYESVEALPMPPDLALICSPAAQAPGLLRRLGDKGARAAALLGPGFGALSPHAREDLKNDVLTAAREYGMRILGPGCLGLIVPGSGLNASLAEETALPGRIAFVTQSDSLFTMVLDWAKANQIGFSHFISLGDQIDVDFASVIDWLGSDPNVRSILLYVESVQAARRFMSAARAGARNKPVLVMKPEDVFAQDTSEDNCLFSLDDESDAIYDVAFRRAGIVRVPDIDSLFDGARTLARALPLHGDALAILTNGRSTGLLAADACLKGGAPLACVGPETAAEIEKVVRRDRAGDNPVVLPYNADARMYADALSLLVKDKGVNAVLVAHVPFAGVKGEEVARSVAEMASRTKRPVLACWSGANRSREARAILQEEGVPTFETTDQAMHAFLHMVHYRRNQEMLMETPDSLPRDFFPDTTHAREVVRKALAEERARLTDPETKELLTAYGVPMVETRVVKSAREAVLAAEELGYPVALKVRSPEVRQPFEMGGVALDLETPEQVWDAAAHVAHRLHRHMPTAHISGFTVQQMGRRPGAHELYIGMYVDPVFGPTVRFGHGGLASRVIKDFAVSLPPLNMALAQDVIDRTRISRLLKTTDTARQVDLDDVCLTLIQVTQLIIDVPQIAALEINPLFADDKGVLALSAQVWVAPYEGEGADRLAIRPYPSELEECVTLKDGQRVTLRPIRPEDAPAHLEFVRNLDKDDLRLRFFGVVQNFEFSDMPKFTQIDYDREMAFIASTEVRGTPKTLGVVRTSTKPDNSEAEFAIIVATDMKGQGLGSLLMEKIIRYTKARGTTWLTAETLPENKGMVGLAKKFGFEINVIYEDDLVKMRLRMN, translated from the coding sequence ATGAGCCTCTCCAATCTCGACGCCCTGTTCAAGCCGAGCGCCGTCACGGTCGTCGGCGCCTCCAGCGATCCCGGAAACGCAGGGTTCCTGGCCATGCGCAACCTTCTCGCGGGCGGCTTCAAGGGACCGGTCATGCCCATCACCCGTACGGCCAAAGCCGTGTCCGGCGTGCTGACCTACGAGAGCGTGGAGGCCTTGCCCATGCCGCCGGACCTGGCCCTGATCTGCTCTCCCGCGGCCCAGGCGCCGGGACTCTTGCGTCGCCTGGGCGACAAGGGCGCACGCGCAGCCGCCCTGCTCGGCCCCGGCTTCGGGGCCTTGAGCCCCCACGCGCGCGAGGACCTCAAGAACGACGTGCTGACCGCGGCCCGCGAATACGGCATGCGCATCCTGGGGCCGGGGTGCCTGGGCCTGATCGTGCCCGGCTCGGGGCTGAACGCCTCCCTGGCCGAGGAGACCGCCCTGCCCGGCCGCATCGCCTTCGTCACCCAGTCCGACTCGCTGTTCACCATGGTCCTGGACTGGGCCAAGGCCAACCAGATCGGCTTTTCGCACTTCATCTCCCTGGGCGATCAGATCGACGTGGACTTCGCCTCGGTCATCGACTGGCTCGGCTCGGACCCCAACGTGCGCTCCATCCTGCTCTACGTGGAGTCCGTGCAGGCCGCGCGGCGCTTCATGTCCGCCGCGCGCGCGGGCGCGCGCAACAAGCCCGTGCTGGTCATGAAGCCCGAGGACGTCTTCGCCCAGGACACGAGCGAGGACAACTGCCTGTTCTCCCTGGACGACGAGTCCGACGCCATCTACGACGTGGCCTTCCGCCGCGCGGGCATCGTGCGCGTGCCCGACATCGACTCGCTGTTCGACGGCGCGCGCACCCTGGCCCGCGCCCTGCCGCTGCACGGCGACGCCTTGGCCATCCTGACCAACGGCCGCTCCACCGGCCTTTTGGCGGCCGACGCCTGCCTCAAGGGCGGCGCGCCCCTGGCCTGCGTGGGCCCGGAGACGGCCGCCGAGATCGAGAAGGTGGTGCGCCGCGACCGCGCGGGCGACAATCCCGTGGTCCTGCCCTACAACGCCGACGCGCGCATGTACGCCGACGCCCTCTCGCTGCTGGTCAAGGACAAGGGCGTCAACGCCGTTCTCGTGGCGCACGTGCCCTTCGCCGGGGTCAAGGGCGAGGAAGTGGCCCGCTCCGTGGCCGAGATGGCCTCGCGCACCAAGCGTCCGGTGCTGGCCTGCTGGTCGGGCGCGAACCGCTCGCGCGAAGCCAGGGCCATCTTGCAGGAGGAGGGCGTGCCCACCTTCGAGACCACGGACCAGGCCATGCACGCCTTCCTGCACATGGTGCATTACCGGCGCAACCAGGAAATGCTCATGGAGACGCCGGACTCGCTGCCGCGCGACTTCTTCCCGGACACCACGCACGCGCGCGAGGTGGTGCGAAAAGCCCTGGCCGAGGAACGCGCGCGGCTGACCGATCCCGAGACCAAGGAGCTGCTCACGGCCTACGGCGTGCCCATGGTCGAGACGCGCGTGGTCAAGAGCGCGCGCGAGGCCGTGCTCGCGGCCGAGGAGCTGGGCTATCCCGTGGCGCTCAAGGTGCGCTCGCCCGAGGTCAGGCAGCCCTTCGAGATGGGCGGCGTGGCCCTGGACCTGGAGACGCCCGAGCAGGTCTGGGACGCGGCCGCGCACGTGGCCCATCGCCTGCACCGCCACATGCCCACGGCCCACATCAGCGGCTTCACCGTGCAGCAGATGGGGCGGCGGCCCGGCGCGCACGAGCTGTACATCGGCATGTATGTGGACCCGGTCTTCGGCCCCACCGTCCGTTTTGGCCACGGCGGCCTGGCCTCGCGGGTCATCAAGGATTTCGCCGTGTCGCTGCCGCCGCTGAACATGGCCCTGGCCCAGGACGTCATCGACCGCACGCGCATCTCGCGCCTCTTGAAGACCACGGACACCGCGCGGCAGGTGGACCTCGACGACGTCTGCCTGACGCTCATCCAGGTCACGCAGCTCATCATCGACGTGCCGCAGATCGCGGCCCTGGAGATCAACCCGCTGTTCGCGGACGACAAGGGCGTGCTGGCGCTCTCGGCGCAGGTCTGGGTGGCGCCCTACGAGGGCGAGGGCGCGGACAGGCTGGCCATCCGGCCCTATCCGAGCGAGCTTGAGGAGTGCGTGACGCTGAAGGACGGCCAGCGGGTCACGCTGCGGCCCATCCGGCCCGAGGATGCGCCCGCGCACCTGGAGTTCGTGCGCAACCTGGACAAGGACGACCTGCGACTTCGGTTCTTTGGGGTGGTGCAGAACTTCGAGTTCTCGGACATGCCCAAGTTCACGCAGATCGACTACGACCGCGAGATGGCCTTCATCGCCTCAACGGAGGTGCGGGGCACGCCGAAGACGCTGGGCGTGGTGCGCACGAGCACCAAGCCGGACAACTCCGAGGCGGAGTTCGCGATCATTGTGGCCACGGACATGAAGGGGCAGGGGCTCGGGTCGCTGCTGATGGAGAAGATCATCCGCTACACCAAGGCGCGCGGCACCACCTGGCTCACGGCCGAGACCCTGCCGGAGAACAAGGGCATGGTCGGCCTGGCCAAGAAGTTCGGCTTCGAGATCAACGTGATCTACGAGGACGACTTGGTGAAAATGCGGCTGCGGATGAATTAA